One part of the Andrena cerasifolii isolate SP2316 chromosome 4, iyAndCera1_principal, whole genome shotgun sequence genome encodes these proteins:
- the LOC143368021 gene encoding cilia- and flagella-associated protein 44 isoform X3: MADGGKIEFESDEESYEYEGEDDSEISETQELDWEYSTEYSSIARKPDDGTISQNILEFFHSYAYDCQRYFNLCVVDADTVVFASGNLIHCLNVAEDKIWFKRGSRGGGIGHISKNPAANQIAVGENGVEPRIIIYKWPYMRITTILKGGTTKRYSHLTYSPDGLLLASQGGEPDYYISLWNWKKSNIILQCQSHVHDVHNVTFSKHLPGQLTSSGLGHIKFWKMSDTFTGLKLQGEIGKFGNTEISDIIAIRPMPNETVVSGCEWGNILLWDESLIKLEACRKGRQAMHAGYITQFEYYTEELISVGSDGWVRFWFHETIDQADLSSEEQFLEIQPIYEFHITEGEGDSKETAMLMCIQKQEPNDADKTIWYAQDGNGGLWLLDLCTNKREPQHKKFFTCHAGPIVDMDAAVWGPFVATLDKSGRLHVYDYIAKKLIVVHKFHDVGSQVIWIPCKIEETGSTLVCAFESGIIRMITIVVKTASAENNILGNYTRLIQVLKPHTAAITVMCLNVPSRLLITGSKDGTIFAFHVHSTNTYPNIVPIGFVRVPSPVTCMTWNPEEEATLLIGCSKGDCVEVRLPTVPQSYTTTSYELAKCDPVAFKFESVKSSIQREIVEKKYEKEKGERLEERKKEMEQLKADNPHLLIDEETYLMAFEEEDVILPDIYIPEIPNEILVARYGTNGNIWLLVAGFDAGYIYEYPRPLSGKIKDNKPVRSRIIEAAQDTEIQNCLFNKNKMYLFLTTQYGELYVCKMKHEDPLDFSDYWILPIHDYYNGHISKILLSYDQKILLTCGHDGNIFSFTINDDASYESIRIPEAKDPLPLPKNIEDIEDADYPSLEEVITRKEQDRIVSAAEKKKREILKDIRILAVEYVKIMNRNNNLLPSQQISQFVLDPRIVEDLEQYLKSQIDSMQEKLEFQVEKSKLELQKLMEHFIAPITCLPFTIYGILNQDRGVHSVRELQLNLDNISKHITMIRHLEEQRKTEMELQRKSSDDHLLDMAALVVVEKIEEEKEETEEVEMEYFEGLLAEDYSDLSSGLGLQIKQMLSKYKEQKTRLIERKKELHHLRETFNLKLAAVRYEKQRLQKEVIGLTETLKRIHTEIPVKNIKPIPEPPQLNLDIEFPEHNLEIEKYTSMSQKVQEVKRRRQSVIIDKPLDSFDLEYEVLLCDDKTDLGEEMGSLSTLVSSSKMKIRDLLPVQSDLIRALNTSDSVQTAWEREMKSSRIWRKIYEQDCILRYIDSSYKNLEKELDELEEYRIDVVYQSAYMNLNMLTLYEEFIILRKCEAAERALEEKVNQKSNESATMTLKIQATNIKIATREEEIRKLHIKIKDVAAEYGKAIADNKFHDFLQKICRKKYTATRERNGSLDSITQSSETSSDETGSTDDSEAEHILFDENICPPGCDHNLYNMAFSTREKRYTYEFQIREEQKQIELLQKELELDTKSLRIIESVLGKNQEDLEAFMVEKQKKLNNVDVTVILKIHQLQHILDSGCTAEIPNCVVFNKKKLSNLYARVGELQAETRDLKEKRKNDEAHLKRIKLDLKYMETQNKKLEEEIETKMIQKFGRKLSLISLYETVLQRLIYDTKTDVGKIMKNFTDEIKSVKRNCNEGLAVLENLIHSNTEKVSLLTVLEKEKFKLSKMLKQVSSSKETMLQIDLEHKADIAMLESIVRSQMQQKHLLEYDIENLKPGLRKLAPICLKKSMS, translated from the exons ATGGCCGACGGTGGTAAAATTGAATTCGAATCTGACGAAGAATCGTACGAATATGAAGGTGAAGATGATTCCGAAATAAGCGAGACGCAGGAATTGGATTGGGAATACAGTACAGAATATTCTTCTATAGCTAGGAAACCAGACGATGGAACTATATCTCAAAATATTTTGGAATTTTT CCACTCTTACGCGTACGATTGTCAAAGATATTTCAATCTCTGCGTAGTTGATGCGGACACCGTTGTCTTTGCTTCGGGTAATTTAATTCACTGCCTGAATGTAGCGGAAGATAAGATTTGGTTCAAAAGAGGCTCTAGGGGTGGTGGCATTGGCCACATATCT AAAAACCCTGCCGCCAACCAAATCGCTGTTGGAGAGAATGGAGTAGAACcccgaataattatttataaatggcCCTATATGAGAATTACGACTATTTTGAAAGGAGGGACAACTAAACGCTATTCCCATCTAACGTATAG CCCTGACGGTTTGTTACTGGCGTCGCAGGGTGGTGAACCTGATTATTACATCTCTCTTTGGAACTGGAAAAAGTCGAACATCATTTTGCAATGCCAGTCCCACGTTCACGATGTGCATAATGTAACTTTTTCTAAACATCTTCCTGGGCAATTAACGTCCAGTGGACTGGGGCATattaaattttggaaaatgtcCGATACTTTCACCGGATTGAAGCTGCAAGGTGAAATCGGTAAATTCGGGAATACGGAGATCTCTGATATTATAGCGATTCGCCCTATGCCGAATGAAACG GTGGTTTCTGGCTGCGAATGGGGGAATATACTTTTATGGGATGAAAGTTTAATCAAACTTGAAGCGTGTAGGAAAGGTAGACAAGCGATGCACGCCGGTTATATCACTCAATTCGAATATTACACCGAGGAGCTTATATCAGTTG GATCGGACGGATGGGTACGGTTTTGGTTCCACGAGACGATAGATCAGGCCGATCTTTCTAGCGAAGAACAATTCCTAGAGATACAACCAATTTATGAGTTTCACATTACAGAGGGAGAGGGGGATTCTAAGGAAACTGCGATGCTTATGTGTATCCAGAAACAAGAGCCGAATGACGCGGACAAAACAATTTGGTATGCCCAG GATGGAAATGGAGGACTGTGGTTACTCGATCTCTGTACTAATAAAAGAGAACCgcaacataaaaaattttttacatgcCACGCTGGTCCAATAGTTGATATGGATGCAGCCGTGTGGGGACCTTTTGTCGCGACGCTAGATAAAAGTGGCCGATTGCATGTTTACGATTACATTGCGAAGAAATTAATTGTCGTTCACAAGTTTCACGATGTCGGAAGCCAGGTGATTTGGATTCCATGCAAG ATTGAGGAAACGGGCTCGACACTCGTGTGTGCCTTTGAGAGCGGTATTATCCGAATGATAACAATAGTTGTAAAGACGGCCAGTGCGGAAAATAATATTCTGGGGAATTATACGAGGCTGATTCAAGTATTGAAACCTCATACCGCGGCAATTACCGTAATGTGCTTGAATGTTCCTTCCAG ATTATTGATCACGGGTAGCAAAGATGGTACTATTTTCGCATTTCACGTTCACTCTACAAATACCTATCCTAACATTGTGCCTATTGGTTTTGTGAGAGTTCCGTCGCCTGTTACTTGTATGACATGGAATCCGGAGGAA GAGGCAACTTTGCTAATTGGGTGTTCGAAAGGAGATTGCGTAGAAGTACGTTTACCCACGGTGCCGCAATCGTACACAACAACATCTTACGAGCTTGCCAAGTGTGATCCTGTGGCATTTAAATTTGAATCGGTGAAGTCGTCTATACAGAGAGAAATTGTAGAAAAGAAATATGAGAAAGAGAAAGGCGAAAGACTCgaggaacgaaagaaagaaatggaacaactGAAAGCGGACAATCCTCACCTTCTAATTGACGAAGAAACGTACCTCA tgGCTTTCGAAGAGGAGGACGTAATCCTTCCGGACATCTACATTCCGGAAATTCCGAATGAGATTTTGGTGGCACGGTATGGTACCAACGGAAATATATGGCTATTAGTAGCTGGTTTCGATGCGGGATATATTTATGAGTATCCACGTCCACTATCTGGAAAAATTAAGGATAATAAACCAGTTAGGAGTAGAATAATTGAAGCTGCACAGGATACAGAGATTCAAAATTGTCTTTTCAA CAAAAACAAGATGTATTTATTTTTGACAACGCAGTATGGAGAACTTTATGTTTGTAAGATGAAGCACGAAGACCCCTTAGACTTCTCGGATTACTGGATCTTGCCTATACACGATTATTATAATGGACATATATCGAAAATTTTATTAAGTTACGATCAAAAGATATTGCTGACGTGCGGTCATGATGGGAACATATTTTCTTTCACGATTAACGATGATGCATCGTATGAAAGCATACGTATACCGGAAGCAAAGGATCCTTTACCTTTG CCTAAAAATATCGAAGACATCGAGGATGCTGACTATCCAAGCTTAGAAGAAGTAATTACGAGAAAGGAACAAGATCGGATCGTTTCAGCCGCagagaagaaaaagagagagatttTAAAAGATATACGTATCTTGGCAGTGGAATACGTTAAAATTATGAATAG GAACAACAATCTTCTACCATCGCAACAAATATCACAGTTTGTGTTGGATCCCAGGATCGTGGAGGACTTGGAGCAATACTTGAAATCACAGATAGACTCGATGCAGGAAAAGTTGGAATTTCAAGTAGAGAAAAGTAAATTAGAATTGCAGAAGCTTATGGAGCATTTTATTGCACCAATTACATGCTTACCATTTACGATTTACGGTATATT AAATCAAGATAGAGGAGTTCATTCAGTAAGAGAATTACAACTGAATCTGGATAACATATCGAAACACATAACGATGATCAGGCATCTTGAAGAACAACGAAAAACAG AAATGGAATTGCAGCGAAAATCGAGCGACGATCATTTATTGGATATGGCGGCTTT GGTAGTAGtggaaaaaattgaagaagagaaagaagaaacagaagaagTAGAAATGGAATATTTCGAAGGTCTTTTAGCTGAAGATTATAGCGATCTGTCGTCTGGTTTGGGATTGCAAATTAAGCAGATGTTATCAAAGTACAAAGAGCAGAAAACAAGATTGATAGAACGTAAAAAAGAA cTTCATCACCTACGAGAGACTTTTAATCTGAAATTGGCTGCTGTTAGATACGAAAAACAAAGATTACAGAAAGAAGTCATTGGGTTGACGGAAACTCTTAAAAGAATTCACACGGAAATTCCAGTAAAGAATATAAAACCTATACCAGAGCCACCGCAGTTGAATTTGGATATCGAATTTCCTGAACATAATCTCGAG ATAGAGAAATATACGTCAATGTCACAAAAAGTGCAGGAAGTGAAACGACGAAGGCAATCAGTAATCATAGACAAACCATTAGATTCGTTTGATTTAGAATATGAAGTATTACTTTGCGACGACAAAACTGATCTTGGAGAGGAAATGGGAAGCCTCTCTACTCTCGTTTCGTCGTCGAAGATGAAGATAAGAGATCTTTTACCAGTGCAGAGTGATTTAATTCGAGCTCTAAATACAAGCGACTCTGTTCAAACAGCGTGGGAACGCGAAATGAAAAGCTCTCGTATATGGCGAAAAATATACGAGCAGGATTGTATTCTGCGATATATCGATTCCAGTTACAAAAATTTGGAGAAAGAATTAGACGAATTGGAGGAGTATAGAATTGACGTTGTATACCAGAGTGCTTACATGAATCTGAATATGTTAACGCTTTACGAAGAATTTATTATTCTAAGAAAATGCGAAGCAGCAGAACGCGCACTTGAGGAGAAAGTTAATCAGAAATCAAACGAAAGTGCCACAATGACGTTAAAA ATACAAGCCACAAATATTAAGATTGCCACGCGAGAAGAAGAAATTCGAAAATTGCATATCAAAATTAAAGACGTCGCTGCTGAATATGGCAAAGCTATAGCTGATAATAAATTTCATGATTTCCTTCAGAAAATATGTAGAAAGAAATACACAGCCACGAGAGAAAGAAATG GCTCCCTGGATTCAATTACACAATCATCAGAAACTAGTTCTGATGAAACGGGTAGCACTGACGATTCGGAAGCTGAACacattttattcgacgaaaacATATGCCCGCCAGGGTGTGATCACAATTTGTATAATATGGCATTTTCGACGAGGGAAAAACGATACACGTACGAATTTCAAATCAGGGAGGAACAGAAGCAGATAGAGTTGTTGCAGAAGGAACTAGAGTTGGATACAAAAAGTTTGAGAATTATCGAAAGTGTCTTAGGGAAAAATCAGGAAGATCTAGAAGCTTTTATG GtagaaaagcaaaaaaaattaaataacgttGATGTAACAGTTATATTGAAGATTCATCAGTTGCAACATATATTAGATTCTGGATGCACCGCCGAAATTCCGAACTGCGTTGTATTTAACAAAAAGAAATTATCAAATTTATATGCAAGGGTGGGAGAACTACAAGCAGAAACAcgcgacttaaaagaaaaacgcaa AAACGATGAGGCGCAtcttaaaagaataaaattggaTTTGAAATACATGGAGACTCAAAATAAGAAGTTAGAAGAGGAGATTGAAACGAAAATGATACAAAAATTTGGTCGAAAACTATCTTTGATTAGCCTTTACGAAACTGTTTTGCAAAGATTGATTTACGACACCAAAACCGATGTgggcaaaattatgaaaaattttaCTGACGAAATAAAAT ctgTAAAACGGAACTGCAATGAGGGGCTAGCTGTTTTAGAAAATTTGATTCACAGTAATACTGAAAAAGTAAGTCTGTTAACAGTGCTAGAAAAGGAAAAGTTTAAGCTCAGTAAAATGTTGAAACaagtttcatcttcaaag GAAACCATGTTACAAATAGATCTTGAGCATAAGGCTGATATAGCTATGCTTGAAAGTATCGTTCGCAGTCAAATGCAACAAAAACATTTGCTTGAATATGATATAGAAAACCTTAAACCTGGACTGAGAAAGTTAGCTCCGATTTGTTTGAAGAAAAGTATGTCATAG
- the LOC143368021 gene encoding cilia- and flagella-associated protein 44 isoform X1 has protein sequence MADGGKIEFESDEESYEYEGEDDSEISETQELDWEYSTEYSSIARKPDDGTISQNILEFFHSYAYDCQRYFNLCVVDADTVVFASGNLIHCLNVAEDKIWFKRGSRGGGIGHISKNPAANQIAVGENGVEPRIIIYKWPYMRITTILKGGTTKRYSHLTYSPDGLLLASQGGEPDYYISLWNWKKSNIILQCQSHVHDVHNVTFSKHLPGQLTSSGLGHIKFWKMSDTFTGLKLQGEIGKFGNTEISDIIAIRPMPNETVVSGCEWGNILLWDESLIKLEACRKGRQAMHAGYITQFEYYTEELISVGSDGWVRFWFHETIDQADLSSEEQFLEIQPIYEFHITEGEGDSKETAMLMCIQKQEPNDADKTIWYAQDGNGGLWLLDLCTNKREPQHKKFFTCHAGPIVDMDAAVWGPFVATLDKSGRLHVYDYIAKKLIVVHKFHDVGSQVIWIPCKIEETGSTLVCAFESGIIRMITIVVKTASAENNILGNYTRLIQVLKPHTAAITVMCLNVPSRLLITGSKDGTIFAFHVHSTNTYPNIVPIGFVRVPSPVTCMTWNPEEEATLLIGCSKGDCVEVRLPTVPQSYTTTSYELAKCDPVAFKFESVKSSIQREIVEKKYEKEKGERLEERKKEMEQLKADNPHLLIDEETYLMAFEEEDVILPDIYIPEIPNEILVARYGTNGNIWLLVAGFDAGYIYEYPRPLSGKIKDNKPVRSRIIEAAQDTEIQNCLFNKNKMYLFLTTQYGELYVCKMKHEDPLDFSDYWILPIHDYYNGHISKILLSYDQKILLTCGHDGNIFSFTINDDASYESIRIPEAKDPLPLPKNIEDIEDADYPSLEEVITRKEQDRIVSAAEKKKREILKDIRILAVEYVKIMNRNNNLLPSQQISQFVLDPRIVEDLEQYLKSQIDSMQEKLEFQVEKSKLELQKLMEHFIAPITCLPFTIYGILNQDRGVHSVRELQLNLDNISKHITMIRHLEEQRKTEMELQRKSSDDHLLDMAALVVVEKIEEEKEETEEVEMEYFEGLLAEDYSDLSSGLGLQIKQMLSKYKEQKTRLIERKKEWKAIHDRKPNLAKTRLEDTAFLENTKKTIGEFNLKMSTGFNLTTKKITAISKYKELLDCRSKLHHLRETFNLKLAAVRYEKQRLQKEVIGLTETLKRIHTEIPVKNIKPIPEPPQLNLDIEFPEHNLEIEKYTSMSQKVQEVKRRRQSVIIDKPLDSFDLEYEVLLCDDKTDLGEEMGSLSTLVSSSKMKIRDLLPVQSDLIRALNTSDSVQTAWEREMKSSRIWRKIYEQDCILRYIDSSYKNLEKELDELEEYRIDVVYQSAYMNLNMLTLYEEFIILRKCEAAERALEEKVNQKSNESATMTLKIQATNIKIATREEEIRKLHIKIKDVAAEYGKAIADNKFHDFLQKICRKKYTATRERNGSLDSITQSSETSSDETGSTDDSEAEHILFDENICPPGCDHNLYNMAFSTREKRYTYEFQIREEQKQIELLQKELELDTKSLRIIESVLGKNQEDLEAFMVEKQKKLNNVDVTVILKIHQLQHILDSGCTAEIPNCVVFNKKKLSNLYARVGELQAETRDLKEKRKNDEAHLKRIKLDLKYMETQNKKLEEEIETKMIQKFGRKLSLISLYETVLQRLIYDTKTDVGKIMKNFTDEIKSVKRNCNEGLAVLENLIHSNTEKVSLLTVLEKEKFKLSKMLKQVSSSKETMLQIDLEHKADIAMLESIVRSQMQQKHLLEYDIENLKPGLRKLAPICLKKSMS, from the exons ATGGCCGACGGTGGTAAAATTGAATTCGAATCTGACGAAGAATCGTACGAATATGAAGGTGAAGATGATTCCGAAATAAGCGAGACGCAGGAATTGGATTGGGAATACAGTACAGAATATTCTTCTATAGCTAGGAAACCAGACGATGGAACTATATCTCAAAATATTTTGGAATTTTT CCACTCTTACGCGTACGATTGTCAAAGATATTTCAATCTCTGCGTAGTTGATGCGGACACCGTTGTCTTTGCTTCGGGTAATTTAATTCACTGCCTGAATGTAGCGGAAGATAAGATTTGGTTCAAAAGAGGCTCTAGGGGTGGTGGCATTGGCCACATATCT AAAAACCCTGCCGCCAACCAAATCGCTGTTGGAGAGAATGGAGTAGAACcccgaataattatttataaatggcCCTATATGAGAATTACGACTATTTTGAAAGGAGGGACAACTAAACGCTATTCCCATCTAACGTATAG CCCTGACGGTTTGTTACTGGCGTCGCAGGGTGGTGAACCTGATTATTACATCTCTCTTTGGAACTGGAAAAAGTCGAACATCATTTTGCAATGCCAGTCCCACGTTCACGATGTGCATAATGTAACTTTTTCTAAACATCTTCCTGGGCAATTAACGTCCAGTGGACTGGGGCATattaaattttggaaaatgtcCGATACTTTCACCGGATTGAAGCTGCAAGGTGAAATCGGTAAATTCGGGAATACGGAGATCTCTGATATTATAGCGATTCGCCCTATGCCGAATGAAACG GTGGTTTCTGGCTGCGAATGGGGGAATATACTTTTATGGGATGAAAGTTTAATCAAACTTGAAGCGTGTAGGAAAGGTAGACAAGCGATGCACGCCGGTTATATCACTCAATTCGAATATTACACCGAGGAGCTTATATCAGTTG GATCGGACGGATGGGTACGGTTTTGGTTCCACGAGACGATAGATCAGGCCGATCTTTCTAGCGAAGAACAATTCCTAGAGATACAACCAATTTATGAGTTTCACATTACAGAGGGAGAGGGGGATTCTAAGGAAACTGCGATGCTTATGTGTATCCAGAAACAAGAGCCGAATGACGCGGACAAAACAATTTGGTATGCCCAG GATGGAAATGGAGGACTGTGGTTACTCGATCTCTGTACTAATAAAAGAGAACCgcaacataaaaaattttttacatgcCACGCTGGTCCAATAGTTGATATGGATGCAGCCGTGTGGGGACCTTTTGTCGCGACGCTAGATAAAAGTGGCCGATTGCATGTTTACGATTACATTGCGAAGAAATTAATTGTCGTTCACAAGTTTCACGATGTCGGAAGCCAGGTGATTTGGATTCCATGCAAG ATTGAGGAAACGGGCTCGACACTCGTGTGTGCCTTTGAGAGCGGTATTATCCGAATGATAACAATAGTTGTAAAGACGGCCAGTGCGGAAAATAATATTCTGGGGAATTATACGAGGCTGATTCAAGTATTGAAACCTCATACCGCGGCAATTACCGTAATGTGCTTGAATGTTCCTTCCAG ATTATTGATCACGGGTAGCAAAGATGGTACTATTTTCGCATTTCACGTTCACTCTACAAATACCTATCCTAACATTGTGCCTATTGGTTTTGTGAGAGTTCCGTCGCCTGTTACTTGTATGACATGGAATCCGGAGGAA GAGGCAACTTTGCTAATTGGGTGTTCGAAAGGAGATTGCGTAGAAGTACGTTTACCCACGGTGCCGCAATCGTACACAACAACATCTTACGAGCTTGCCAAGTGTGATCCTGTGGCATTTAAATTTGAATCGGTGAAGTCGTCTATACAGAGAGAAATTGTAGAAAAGAAATATGAGAAAGAGAAAGGCGAAAGACTCgaggaacgaaagaaagaaatggaacaactGAAAGCGGACAATCCTCACCTTCTAATTGACGAAGAAACGTACCTCA tgGCTTTCGAAGAGGAGGACGTAATCCTTCCGGACATCTACATTCCGGAAATTCCGAATGAGATTTTGGTGGCACGGTATGGTACCAACGGAAATATATGGCTATTAGTAGCTGGTTTCGATGCGGGATATATTTATGAGTATCCACGTCCACTATCTGGAAAAATTAAGGATAATAAACCAGTTAGGAGTAGAATAATTGAAGCTGCACAGGATACAGAGATTCAAAATTGTCTTTTCAA CAAAAACAAGATGTATTTATTTTTGACAACGCAGTATGGAGAACTTTATGTTTGTAAGATGAAGCACGAAGACCCCTTAGACTTCTCGGATTACTGGATCTTGCCTATACACGATTATTATAATGGACATATATCGAAAATTTTATTAAGTTACGATCAAAAGATATTGCTGACGTGCGGTCATGATGGGAACATATTTTCTTTCACGATTAACGATGATGCATCGTATGAAAGCATACGTATACCGGAAGCAAAGGATCCTTTACCTTTG CCTAAAAATATCGAAGACATCGAGGATGCTGACTATCCAAGCTTAGAAGAAGTAATTACGAGAAAGGAACAAGATCGGATCGTTTCAGCCGCagagaagaaaaagagagagatttTAAAAGATATACGTATCTTGGCAGTGGAATACGTTAAAATTATGAATAG GAACAACAATCTTCTACCATCGCAACAAATATCACAGTTTGTGTTGGATCCCAGGATCGTGGAGGACTTGGAGCAATACTTGAAATCACAGATAGACTCGATGCAGGAAAAGTTGGAATTTCAAGTAGAGAAAAGTAAATTAGAATTGCAGAAGCTTATGGAGCATTTTATTGCACCAATTACATGCTTACCATTTACGATTTACGGTATATT AAATCAAGATAGAGGAGTTCATTCAGTAAGAGAATTACAACTGAATCTGGATAACATATCGAAACACATAACGATGATCAGGCATCTTGAAGAACAACGAAAAACAG AAATGGAATTGCAGCGAAAATCGAGCGACGATCATTTATTGGATATGGCGGCTTT GGTAGTAGtggaaaaaattgaagaagagaaagaagaaacagaagaagTAGAAATGGAATATTTCGAAGGTCTTTTAGCTGAAGATTATAGCGATCTGTCGTCTGGTTTGGGATTGCAAATTAAGCAGATGTTATCAAAGTACAAAGAGCAGAAAACAAGATTGATAGAACGTAAAAAAGAA TGGAAAGCAATTCATGATAGGAAGCCAAACTTAGCTAAAACTCGCTTAGAAGATACGGCTTTCCTTGAGAACACGAAAAAAACCATTggtgaatttaatttaaagatGAGTACAGGGTTCAATTTAACAACGAAAAAGATAACCGCCATATCAAAATATAAAGAACTGTTAGATTGTAGAAGCAAG cTTCATCACCTACGAGAGACTTTTAATCTGAAATTGGCTGCTGTTAGATACGAAAAACAAAGATTACAGAAAGAAGTCATTGGGTTGACGGAAACTCTTAAAAGAATTCACACGGAAATTCCAGTAAAGAATATAAAACCTATACCAGAGCCACCGCAGTTGAATTTGGATATCGAATTTCCTGAACATAATCTCGAG ATAGAGAAATATACGTCAATGTCACAAAAAGTGCAGGAAGTGAAACGACGAAGGCAATCAGTAATCATAGACAAACCATTAGATTCGTTTGATTTAGAATATGAAGTATTACTTTGCGACGACAAAACTGATCTTGGAGAGGAAATGGGAAGCCTCTCTACTCTCGTTTCGTCGTCGAAGATGAAGATAAGAGATCTTTTACCAGTGCAGAGTGATTTAATTCGAGCTCTAAATACAAGCGACTCTGTTCAAACAGCGTGGGAACGCGAAATGAAAAGCTCTCGTATATGGCGAAAAATATACGAGCAGGATTGTATTCTGCGATATATCGATTCCAGTTACAAAAATTTGGAGAAAGAATTAGACGAATTGGAGGAGTATAGAATTGACGTTGTATACCAGAGTGCTTACATGAATCTGAATATGTTAACGCTTTACGAAGAATTTATTATTCTAAGAAAATGCGAAGCAGCAGAACGCGCACTTGAGGAGAAAGTTAATCAGAAATCAAACGAAAGTGCCACAATGACGTTAAAA ATACAAGCCACAAATATTAAGATTGCCACGCGAGAAGAAGAAATTCGAAAATTGCATATCAAAATTAAAGACGTCGCTGCTGAATATGGCAAAGCTATAGCTGATAATAAATTTCATGATTTCCTTCAGAAAATATGTAGAAAGAAATACACAGCCACGAGAGAAAGAAATG GCTCCCTGGATTCAATTACACAATCATCAGAAACTAGTTCTGATGAAACGGGTAGCACTGACGATTCGGAAGCTGAACacattttattcgacgaaaacATATGCCCGCCAGGGTGTGATCACAATTTGTATAATATGGCATTTTCGACGAGGGAAAAACGATACACGTACGAATTTCAAATCAGGGAGGAACAGAAGCAGATAGAGTTGTTGCAGAAGGAACTAGAGTTGGATACAAAAAGTTTGAGAATTATCGAAAGTGTCTTAGGGAAAAATCAGGAAGATCTAGAAGCTTTTATG GtagaaaagcaaaaaaaattaaataacgttGATGTAACAGTTATATTGAAGATTCATCAGTTGCAACATATATTAGATTCTGGATGCACCGCCGAAATTCCGAACTGCGTTGTATTTAACAAAAAGAAATTATCAAATTTATATGCAAGGGTGGGAGAACTACAAGCAGAAACAcgcgacttaaaagaaaaacgcaa AAACGATGAGGCGCAtcttaaaagaataaaattggaTTTGAAATACATGGAGACTCAAAATAAGAAGTTAGAAGAGGAGATTGAAACGAAAATGATACAAAAATTTGGTCGAAAACTATCTTTGATTAGCCTTTACGAAACTGTTTTGCAAAGATTGATTTACGACACCAAAACCGATGTgggcaaaattatgaaaaattttaCTGACGAAATAAAAT ctgTAAAACGGAACTGCAATGAGGGGCTAGCTGTTTTAGAAAATTTGATTCACAGTAATACTGAAAAAGTAAGTCTGTTAACAGTGCTAGAAAAGGAAAAGTTTAAGCTCAGTAAAATGTTGAAACaagtttcatcttcaaag GAAACCATGTTACAAATAGATCTTGAGCATAAGGCTGATATAGCTATGCTTGAAAGTATCGTTCGCAGTCAAATGCAACAAAAACATTTGCTTGAATATGATATAGAAAACCTTAAACCTGGACTGAGAAAGTTAGCTCCGATTTGTTTGAAGAAAAGTATGTCATAG